From the Porites lutea chromosome 5, jaPorLute2.1, whole genome shotgun sequence genome, the window AGACATGGCCCTGCATGACAGATTTGAATGCAAATCTGCCCAAATTTGCAAACATTCATTTGCAGTTATCAGcattaagacaaaaaatatcTTCCAATACTTTCAAAAACATACATCATAAGTAGGATATTAATGTGTATACTGTCTGCTTGAGGATGTGATTTGTTCTGTAGAAAAATACCTCTCTTTACTACAAATATAATTTGGGATGTACTCAGCTTTGGTATGGATCAATAATTTCCTCCTGAGATGATGAAATTGAGAGATCTACCATGggaatattaaaagaaaactaaaacataACTGTGGATTTCTCGTTCAGTAACGAAATATAAGGAAACAGTGCTATTCACAATTCAATTGATAACTGAGCACCAAGTCTGGGTCTACACTTTGTAACAGTGAGGTTTAAGAGTAGAGAAAGTCCTTAAACAACATGAGCTGGCAAATGTTGCAACAGGCAGAAGGTTTTGTGGGTTACAGGTATAAAAGTGATAAAATCATTCATAAGATTTTAAGGTTAACATGTGAACTCAAAATTTGAATACAAAGACTAGAAGGAGGGATAATTTTTTAACTGATGAGAATGAAGGTTCATAATTAAAGTGATCTATACAACATTTAACAAAGGAGCTACAAacgtttttcaaatattttgtgaGGCACCAAACGAGAGCCTCTGCAACAATGAAAGATTAAATTTCTAAGCAATGTATAATTTGACTTTGTACAATATACAAAATTTAACAGAATCTTATGGTACaataatataaaattaattaattgctACAAcagtattttttcctttgacAACAGCTTAGCCTTTCTTTTAATAACAAACTGTTATCATTAACAGATGGATTCTGGTAGATATTCAAACTTGACACCATTCTGTGTGAGTCTTGTCACAAAATGTTCCAATTGCTTCAGCAACAAGTTGAATGTTGGTCTCGATGTAGGACTAGACTCCCAGCAATTCTTCATCAACAAATATctacaaaaaataaaccaacaTAATTATCACGTTAAGTTTGTTTATGAAAAAACTTGAAGAGCCAGGGAcccatttctcgaaagtcccggtaacttttcgggcccgaaataaaatattcaaatcaaaatataaagaataagagcgccgctcctggctagcaaacgactccattttgtttcattaactgatagttttatcatgttagatgcaaaactattggaacctcgatctttaatgtaaacggagacagcttaccgggcccgttaattatcggggcttttgagaaacgggccccagatcCTGATAATAAACTGCTGCTTAAAAAACCCTAGGCTTATACAACTTTGAAAGGGGTTTTAAGATGGCTTATAAACAGAGAGCTTTATAATATTATCTGATGGCACTTGTAACTGGAACAGAAAacaagctttgagaaaggctATAATACTAGCAGTgatgatcaaaacattttgcATTTACTCATTTTTAAATAAGCTTCAAAACATCATAATAAATTGAATTCAAGAAATGGAAAGctagaggggggcttataatcaGATGTATTTTTTGCTTACTGGAAGATGGGCCAATAAGGAGGGCTGGGGGCTTAAAGGTGACAGTTTACAGTATTCATAAGCTAGTAAAACTCACAGGTCTTGAGGACAGTTGCTTGGTTGAGGAAGTCTCTGTCCCGCTTGCAAATGCTGCTCCATTTTTGAGTTGTCAATGGCTTGATATGGTGCTTTTGCTAAAGTGACAAGCTCCCATAACACTACACCAAATGACCactacaaagaaaacaaacagtTGTAAGAAGCTGTCCATAATAGCTTGAACACTATTAAAACCTCAATAAGAGCACAAGAGAAAAATGCAGCCCTTGTCTATGATCACAAGCCAAAACACCACTTATTTGAGTGAAAGTTCTATACATAAAACGACTGGTATGCTTTATTTGCACTGTAGAGATGAAAATGCTACAAGTTTGACGgttattttgaagttttttttaaactaatttCTGACAACTCTTATAGGTTGTACATAATACAGACCAAATCAAAAATTAAGATATTTGTCAGCTAGTGTCACTCCAATTCAAAGGAATAGAAATTTAAGCTCTGAAATCCACAACTCTGCCTTCAAAGAATGTTGATTTAGATTATTTTAAACTGTCACAGTACTAAAAAAAACAGTGGAAGACGTGTCCAAAACCTTGGTTATGATGAATGATTAGTAGCTATTTCCACATCACCCACAATACATTTGGAGGGTGGGGAAGGGGATTGAGGGCAAACAAGGTGTTTTGTGAGAGATGGGCCAATGGTCAAAGTAATTCTATGGATGAGGCaataaacagaggaaaataagGTCTGCCATGTGGATGAAATGAAAACGGCTTCccttattttttccttgatCAGTGTCAACCCCCTTTTTCCACCTACAAATTGAACTGCTGATCAACATTATTTCTCCAAAAGTGACAGATTGAAATCAGTACAATTATCAAAAATAGTAAGGAACTAAACATACCACATCACTTTTCTCTGAGAATTGTCCTCCTTCTTGGAGACTCTCAGGAGCAGACCATTTCACTAGCAGCCTGGATCGAATTCCTTTGTCATTTAAGTTGGTGGAGTTTACATCTTTAGCAAGACTGAAATCTGTTATCCTGATGCTCAGGTCATCACCAACACTGAAAAAGACCAGCAATGTAAAGATCACTGATTGCAAAAGTTCCAATAGCGACAGTTCTGATGTTGGAATTTTACCACTGATTACAACTTCTGATTACTGGTGCAATAACAGCTACAATGCAATAATTATGCCACCACTGCAATACTATTAGAATCACTAAAATGGCCTTAATTCTCACCTCTATATTagacacaaaaacaaataccTAATACTTTCACAGAAACATCGAGCCCATTTAATTCTCCAGTTTCCAATCCCAGTGTGATTCCACAGTTCAGTAGGGAAATTACATCATACAAATAACATAGATCTTAGGGTTCCAATTtcattgaagctttttttaagAATTACTTATTCATCTTCTTTTGACAATAATTGCTTAAACTGTATGCACAATATTATTATCAAACCCTTTCATGGaacaaaaaaggcaaacaaaatCCATAAAATTCAATCTTACATGCAATTTTTGGCTGCAAGATTCCTGTGTACTATTTGTTTTCTACTTATGTAATCCATTCCACTGCAGATTCCAATTCCAAACTCTATCAGCTGTTGTGATGTAATCGTCTGTTAAGAGACAGAACACATGTTTCAATggcaacaaaaaattacaatattatttataATCCTTGAAGTATTAATTCTATGGTATTGACAAGTTTAGAAACAGGATGGCTAGCTGGGAAAAACACTAAATGCTCAGAAGTATCTGAATTTTGAAAAGGGCCAGTTTACAGCATATATTTGACGCTCATCACTTGCTGAATGCCCAAATAAGGGGTTTCAATAAGTACCGACGACCAACAAAACACATCAGCTACTTTGGTCACAGCAGTCGGTTacttttttccccaaaaaagaagcaaaattgtagttttaaaaatgtcataaacaaaaaatatataattaattCTGAATTAAAACGCAAGTTCATTATGATGTGCTTTCAAGGTCCACTGATATGTTATGCTTTAGTTACACCAGATATGCTTCTGGTTACGCAAACGCTGTATTTCAGCCAATTTTTCCCTCGTTTCTTCGTAGGTTTACACAGAATTTGTTTATGTGCAAATGTACTTAATTTTGATTATTGAgatttgttcattgcttgcaAGAAAAAGGGGACCAATGGCCCCTTGCTAAAACAGTtggttactctattcaaacctgcaggctattattattattattgcaatcCCTGCAAAGTCTGATCATTTCACTTTAAAACTCTAGGGTTGATGATTTTACCTGTACTCGAGCAGATGTTGCCCTTGCAATCTTCAAAAAGTGACCTAAATCTCCATTTCTAGTTAAAGGCGTGACAATATAAGGGGCAGCTGCACGCTGGAGAACCACACCCACAAGTTTAACAATGTTGGGATGTTTCAGATCCTTAATAACTACGGCTTCCTGAATGAAAGATGTGATTGTATCCATGTCAGCTTCatctgcaaagaaaaaacagatcaTTTTAGACTTAACAAATACAGTTTCTCCTCACTTCGAAAGCTGAAGTTGAATACAAACCTTTAAGCATTTTAAATTCTCCCATTTTATACCAACAAAAGCTACACTTGCATACCTCGAAGAGCCTTGATGGACACATCAATCTTCTTACGAGGCTGTTCGTCAAAAAGCCCACGCACAGTGCCTTTGTATAAACACCCAAAAGTTCCTGCAGTACAATAAATTTTGACAATCAGCATAACCGTTCTGATGAAAGGTTAATGACCTTTTCCAAAGACAATAACATTATCCCTGCAAGTGGATAAATCTAACATATTGCTGAAATGTTAACATCACGTTGAACGTGAAATTTTTCTATTTGGCTGTGGGTGGAGGTAGAGAGAAGCAAGAATTTTTCACTTTACCTCTAATCAAGGGTTCTCCAACAGACACCTGGTCTCGTGACAGTAGTAAATCAGCGAACTCTGCTGCCCAAAATTCATTTAGGGAAGTGAATAAACCTTCTATGTTCTGAATTTCATCAGGAGCTGCAAAACATTAAAACAGTGACATTAAACTTTTATCTTGACATTATGCCAGAGTATTCAGGGTATTTTCTTTAACCCTGGTTGTTCAGGCAAAAAACTGGGAGATACCGCATGTACCTTCAAATTCAACTGCAATAGTTTGGAAACTCTTAAACAACTCATACAGTATCGCACAAAGTATCACTTTTTAATACATGTGAAGTCTGGCAACCATTCTATCATTTCAGGTGACCTTGAAAAGTGTTGAGCTTGAAGCACTGGGTATTGTTAATGAACGTAAGATGAACAAGTTCAAATACATCAAGGTTTTCTGAAAGCTCTAATAATtgtaaaacaaatattttcaaaatatccAAATAAAAAATGTGACCGCTGACAAATTTTGCCTAAAACATAGAATCTATGTACATACTTAAATACTTCCAAACcagacaaataaaacaaaatctaaCTCACTGTTACGCCTCTCTAATAAAGATTCTGTCTCGTGAGATGacaaggatgatgatgatgatggtctTTCGTGAATCCAACTGTACTTTGGAACTGcagaggaaaacaaaacacgTCTTGATGTAGTGTTCATCTTGCATGGGGTATTCCCTTGAAGGAACCAATCATAGTGAAAGGTGTCTCAACAAACGCACACAAGTCATCATTTGAGCCAAGATTCCTTGCCATCTATGCAGGGTCTTTCTTAATTGACTGCTCAAGTTTTGGCTTTTCAAGATTTCCAAATCACATACTAGCTACTTACACATTGATTGACAGTTGTCTTGTAAGACATGATCATGCTCAGAACTCTAAgcaacaactttgaatggaggggagggtTGAGTATTATATCTCACAGTTGTGTGACTAGCAGCGATTTGAAATAAGAAAAGCCGGTTTTTCCttggagtgtctcaacatttttgcaactggttctAGCTTTTGCTCAGGATTTAATCGACTGGACACTGAAGATTCATAACTTTTGAAACACTGGGCTTCCTACAATTTTTCCAGGGTAAAAGCTTGCAAAGAATTCATGCTCACTCTATTATAAATCTTACCTCCTTTCCTGGATTTTTCATGTCTTCTGTGTTTATGTCTTGAACTATGTTTGGCATCCTTGTTGCTGTATTTTCCCTCTGGCTGTTCTGGAATGTGTGAATCACTGTCTTCTTCTGGAATTATAAGTTTAGATATTGAAGTGTCGCTACCAGAAGAGTTTATGCGGCCACGCCCCTCAGCCGGTAAAAACTTTGGTTTTGGTGGGCTGTAGAAAACTCCTGTTTTAGAAACAGTTACGGGATCATCCAGTTCATCATCTTCGACTTTTACTTCACTTTTTGAGTATGTGTAAACCTTTTGGAGCCTGAAATACAATATTAAGATAGGCACTTAGAAGGAATGAATGTGAAACCAAGTTAGTCAGTAAGAAAACTATCTTCTGCCCAAATTTCTTTGAGTCAGGTGTCAGCTGAAGGAAAGCtttaaaaaacaacttttaaggcgattgaaaaatattggtatggcctctgaaaaactgtatcaaaacacCTTAAACAAACTAcgtgaatattgaaagagcaaaACAGTTACAGTAATCTGagaaaatttgagcccaatacACTGAATAATTTTGGACAAATTATCTCTGAAAAACttgaaactttacaaagaatgtatgggaTCTTTAAGGTTTTTGCCACTCAGCAATTTCAcagtttttgatggctgctatttcctttgttattgcTTACAAAGAGCTGCAAATTGCTCAAATTAACcaactctttcaacttttgaatttaatttgtgTATATGGAGATGCCTTTTATGGGTTAACATGCATGCTAATGAACGAAAATGTACACAATGATGTCAGCAAAAATTTTCCTGGTATTCAACAATTTCACATACtctatacaccgtattcacaaatggcggacacgcgggaaaaaactggtgcctagtcatgaaagcgaggcgttggaggataacaaaaaattgcaaatgaagactttcagtgaacttgcagagtgtttagcacggattccacctaaaataactttttacggacttctttttaaatacaattacgtgggatgtcttctgcttttaatgtttagtagctatttgctgtttgcaatcaaaagggacgcgtatatcttcaggaaacaggatgattttgtaggtttccgaagcatcgaTCAGAAGCTCGAAGAGTAGGCGAtcgctggagaaaagcggcaaacatgttggcccaaacttcacactgaaaccgaatacgaaagccggatcactacaattctgtatTGGATTAgattaattccgtcgctttggaggaaattgttagaggtacgttggcagagcttagcaaacatctcatgatttctttgtcattgcgaaacaattaaaaataattttatcaaaattagaagctgtagtgtgtgaatcttatggcttgctatttgcctggtttcttttagggcattatctcagagagctcttggtaaaaaagtggtataaagcttacattttactaggttaaaattttaaggcaatgtttttgtcaggactgaacacggcaagcttctgtttcgaataattgAATTCGAGTCTGGATCAGTTTAAGAAgatcatcattttatttatttatgtattcttcaactttaaaatattatgaaacataaagttaaaactcttaacagctaaaggtaagaaatacgaaattactcgctgaaatgatatgtggccggcttaccgagtctgccgagtaacaagttgaaattttgagcgtactcctcTAGATCGCTTCcgcacattaaaaataaattaccgaaaaaccgcttaaaaaaaaggtcaaacCCGCTGTCTAATTGATGTTCTTCattgataaagaccagagaataacgtcctggcaaacaaaaaccaaacataacttcatcgaaacctcagtcacctcttctttcctgtcttccttttttccatctcgacttgaactgttttgttcaacggcagacgtctcttgcgttaacagtTGCAAGTAGGCCATACATCTGTcgcttatttccttttttcttgccaccaagatttgtttatatttctgtttcaccgaattgcagtgagctggctttcgtactcggtttcaaagtgaagtttgggtcaacatgtttgccgcttttctccagccatcgtcCACTTGTcaagcttctgatgcttcggaagcCTACAAAAATCAttctgtttccttgaagatatacgcgtcccttttgattgcaaacagcaaatcgctactaaacattaaaagcagaagacatcccacgtaattgtatttataaagaagtccgtagaaagttattttaggtggaatccgtgctaaacactctgcaagttcactgaaagtcttcatttgcaattttttgttatcctccaacgcctcgctttcatgactaggcaccagttttttcccgcgtgtccgccatttgtgaatacggtgtattacACTTCActtcaataacaacaacaacaacaaaaataatgtttgagTGTCACCCACAAAACTTAGACACAAAGTCATAGAACAAGGGTTCCAGTACCTGCTGTCACCCATTTCCAGTTCAttctcaaaatttatttttagcttCCTCTGTCTCAAGACATAACGGCATAATATCAATAGTCCAGCTATTAATAAGATGACAACAGTCAGGCCCGCAGAGAGTCCAACGATCAGTCCACGTGACCATATTGATGGGGTGGCTGCTGCAGGCTTAGCAATTTCTGTGTTATCATCATTCCCACCtgtaagcaaaataaaaatatggaaTTAAAAAAAGGTGGCCTTAACCAAGTgcttttttgtgtttacagtttTCATAGAAACTGTTGAAGACTATGCAGTCATGCTGTGTCGCAATGTTCGTAAGCAAGAAAAGTGATGATTCTGAAGGCCAGATACAAGATAGTGTACAAGGCTGTGCTGTGAGGAAAATTGAAGAGAGCCCAGTCCTCAGAAACTAGGGTGcacagcatatgatttgtatgaagaATCTTAGATTCTCTAGTtacccaagagcaaaagttaggtgccaggAGCCACCAGGCTCTGCAAGAGCACAGTCCCACGGTATGTTTCACAATAAACCAAACACCTATCTTCATAAGTCCAAGTCCaatgtttaagaaaaaaaacaaagtgtgGCCCAGGTAATTGCAATATAGGTGATTTACAAGCTGACTTGCAAGTAAACATCCATTGGAAATAATTACTTTTAAGgcttttttaatagaaaaggaagtgaagaaaaataaaaacagataccTGTTTTTAAGCATTTCCTCCTTGCTGTAATTGAAAATGACTTAAAATCCCCTACATCAACTGACGCTGCTGCAACTTTTGTGTAGTTGAGATTAAAAGTCATGTCAACTTGACCAGTCGTTTTACCAGTACATATAAAGTGAACTGAAAACACTAGtaaaatgaaaacagaaaaaaatgtgtttaattAATAAACCACGCAGACATAAGTGCTGATGAGTCATGGAAGCAgcctctcttcttttttttagaaaaggTTACCCCTTTGAATCCCAAGACAGGGATCCATATTCCCAGTCATCCGGTCGTTCCAGACGACTACAATCTCGTATGAACGATTAAGATAACTTCAAAAGTCCCCTTTTGGACAAGTGAGGTTTTGCTCAACCACAAAATCTTTTCCAAAATTATCATTTTCCCTGTGTTGTGATTACATTTCTGATCCACTTAAAGCTTTTAGAATAATGGAGAATAACAAGCAGCTTCTGTCTGCAATGAAATCATAAGTTTGGACGCCATCTTTAATGGTGTAGCATTTTCTACGAAATGATCCCAGGCTCAGTTTTTTGAGAAGCACTGCATTCAGAGGCCATTTGTCGAAAACATAACAGCAATCGtcaagatctggcattttttaaaacgcGTTTCGTCGACTTTGGTGGGAAAAAAAGGTGAGCATGAAGCCGGTGCTTTACACACTTTCAGATGTGACATTTTTAGAAGACGTTTTGCAAAAAGGTGACGCGGGAGCAGCTGCCTGATATGGGGGAAAACACCAGCACGTCATCTTGCCTTCACGGCAAACTGACCAACCATGGCTACTTGTAAAACATAA encodes:
- the LOC140939205 gene encoding tyrosine-protein kinase RYK-like — protein: MCTVERCCRSTTWSYLVAVLVFSSVLDLTSAQLYLFLSKEDARNYLKLDFQEKLYLIQAGLPATMLKNPTAFHDFMAPIEPSTSELRISWFSLPQPSHYSMSFESSDRSIMGDPAPSIPLQGIVGQATHMFSVHFICTGKTTGQVDMTFNLNYTKVAAASVDVGDFKSFSITARRKCLKTGGNDDNTEIAKPAAATPSIWSRGLIVGLSAGLTVVILLIAGLLILCRYVLRQRKLKINFENELEMGDSRLQKVYTYSKSEVKVEDDELDDPVTVSKTGVFYSPPKPKFLPAEGRGRINSSGSDTSISKLIIPEEDSDSHIPEQPEGKYSNKDAKHSSRHKHRRHEKSRKGVPKYSWIHERPSSSSSLSSHETESLLERRNTPDEIQNIEGLFTSLNEFWAAEFADLLLSRDQVSVGEPLIRGTFGCLYKGTVRGLFDEQPRKKIDVSIKALRDEADMDTITSFIQEAVVIKDLKHPNIVKLVGVVLQRAAAPYIVTPLTRNGDLGHFLKIARATSARVQTITSQQLIEFGIGICSGMDYISRKQIVHRNLAAKNCIVGDDLSIRITDFSLAKDVNSTNLNDKGIRSRLLVKWSAPESLQEGGQFSEKSDVWSFGVVLWELVTLAKAPYQAIDNSKMEQHLQAGQRLPQPSNCPQDLYLLMKNCWESSPTSRPTFNLLLKQLEHFVTRLTQNGVKFEYLPESIC